The following are from one region of the Hydrogenophaga sp. BPS33 genome:
- a CDS encoding Bug family tripartite tricarboxylate transporter substrate binding protein — protein MSINRRQLMTGVASGLAVSALPSLAHAADWPTKPVRIIVPYAAGGSADAVSRIFGQRLSQRIGQPVVVENRPGAGTIVGTDYASKQPPDGHTLVFSASGLPILPSSNKNFKLDLNKDLTPISEVVRGGFVVVSNPSMPFRTLPEMIAYAKRNPGKLSYGAAGLGTSVQLTGEYLKALTGTFMLCIPYAGSAPALAAVLSNEVNLFIDPVNTIKPHVESGRLVGLVQTSKQRSPSLPQVPTSAEVGMPNFDVTYWMGFHAPGGMAPDLARTISGHFAAIAQEPETRDRLIGMGFEIAGTTPEAFGKLVNDDQKRWAKLIQDAKLSFN, from the coding sequence ATGAGCATCAACCGCAGACAACTGATGACCGGCGTGGCCTCGGGCCTCGCGGTCTCTGCACTCCCGAGCCTGGCGCACGCCGCCGACTGGCCCACCAAGCCGGTGCGCATCATCGTGCCCTATGCTGCGGGCGGCTCGGCCGACGCGGTCTCGCGCATCTTTGGCCAACGCCTGTCGCAACGCATCGGCCAACCCGTGGTGGTGGAAAACCGCCCGGGTGCCGGCACCATCGTCGGCACCGACTACGCGTCCAAGCAGCCGCCCGATGGCCACACGCTGGTGTTCTCGGCCTCGGGGCTGCCGATCCTGCCGTCGAGCAACAAGAATTTCAAGCTCGACCTGAACAAGGACCTCACGCCGATCAGCGAGGTCGTGCGCGGTGGTTTCGTGGTGGTGTCCAACCCGAGCATGCCGTTTCGCACGCTGCCCGAAATGATCGCCTACGCCAAGCGCAACCCGGGCAAGCTGAGCTACGGCGCGGCCGGCCTGGGCACCAGCGTGCAGCTCACCGGCGAATACCTCAAGGCGCTCACGGGCACCTTCATGCTGTGCATTCCTTATGCCGGCAGCGCGCCCGCGCTCGCCGCCGTGTTGAGCAACGAGGTCAACCTGTTCATCGACCCGGTCAACACCATCAAGCCGCATGTGGAATCCGGTCGCCTGGTGGGCCTGGTACAGACCAGCAAGCAGCGCTCGCCCAGCCTGCCGCAGGTGCCGACCTCGGCCGAAGTCGGTATGCCCAATTTCGACGTGACCTACTGGATGGGCTTTCACGCGCCCGGCGGCATGGCGCCCGACCTTGCCCGCACCATCAGCGGCCACTTCGCAGCGATCGCGCAGGAGCCGGAGACGCGCGATCGCCTGATCGGCATGGGCTTCGAGATCGCCGGCACCACGCCCGAGGCCTTCGGCAAGCTGGTGAACGACGACCAGAAGCGCTGGGCCAAGCTCATCCAGGACGCCAAGCTGAGCTTCAACTGA
- a CDS encoding Zn-ribbon domain-containing OB-fold protein, whose amino-acid sequence MMFERATEAPMHAYQRQLNAGVLAYQHSPSANRAVFYPRLVCPFSGSDQLEWRASAGRGTVHAVTYLYPRDEPAYNVVLVDVDEGFRMMSRVLTPEGVAGDSVKIGDRVRVRIVHTEGKDSVPFFEPEGGAA is encoded by the coding sequence ATGATGTTCGAACGAGCCACGGAGGCGCCGATGCACGCGTATCAGCGCCAACTCAACGCCGGTGTGCTGGCCTACCAGCACAGCCCGAGCGCGAACCGCGCGGTGTTCTACCCGCGCCTGGTCTGCCCTTTCAGTGGCAGCGATCAACTGGAGTGGCGCGCGAGCGCCGGGCGCGGCACGGTGCATGCCGTGACCTACCTCTACCCCAGGGACGAGCCGGCCTACAACGTGGTGCTGGTCGACGTGGACGAGGGCTTTCGCATGATGAGCCGCGTGCTCACGCCCGAAGGCGTGGCCGGCGACAGCGTGAAGATCGGTGACCGTGTGCGCGTGCGCATCGTGCACACCGAAGGCAAGGACAGCGTGCCCTTCTTCGAACCGGAAGGCGGTGCAGCATGA
- a CDS encoding acetyl-CoA acetyltransferase, with amino-acid sequence MSAAQTLKRGGVAIVGAAESDLGEVAPGMTPVDLMAQATCRALADCGLTLADVDGVFASGVQTRMASVALTEYLRLKPRYQDSSFNGGSVFETMVGHAAAAIQLGLCSVAVIAYGSTQRSVSGGLVGIRGYDPLITPFGPRMPIGAYALAASRHMHEFGTTREHLAEVAVAARQWALLNPVAWEKKPLTVQDVLSSRMVSHPFTLRDCCLVTDGGGAVVLVSAERARSLPKPPAYVLGIGDAVGQLEIHSMDDLTTTCAVQSGQRAFEMARLTPKDVDVVELYDAFTINTILFLEDLGFVPKGEGGRFVSEGRIAPGGELPVNTNGGGLSYGHPGMYGLQLLIEAVRQVRGECGVRQVRDCHVAVAHGNGGTLSSQSTVILGSAHAL; translated from the coding sequence ATGAGCGCAGCGCAAACGCTGAAACGCGGCGGTGTCGCCATCGTCGGCGCGGCCGAGTCGGACCTGGGCGAGGTTGCGCCGGGCATGACGCCCGTGGACCTGATGGCGCAAGCCACCTGCCGCGCCCTGGCCGACTGTGGTCTCACCCTGGCCGATGTGGATGGCGTGTTTGCCTCCGGCGTGCAGACGCGCATGGCCTCGGTGGCGCTCACCGAATACCTGCGCCTGAAGCCGCGCTACCAGGACTCGTCCTTCAACGGCGGCTCGGTGTTCGAAACCATGGTCGGCCATGCGGCGGCCGCGATCCAGCTCGGCCTGTGCAGCGTGGCCGTGATCGCCTATGGCAGCACGCAGCGCTCGGTGTCGGGCGGCCTGGTGGGCATTCGCGGTTACGACCCGCTGATCACGCCCTTCGGCCCGCGCATGCCGATCGGCGCCTATGCCCTGGCGGCCTCACGCCACATGCACGAATTCGGCACCACGCGCGAACACCTCGCCGAGGTGGCGGTGGCCGCGCGCCAGTGGGCCCTGCTCAACCCGGTGGCATGGGAGAAGAAACCGCTGACCGTGCAGGACGTGCTGTCCTCGCGCATGGTCAGCCACCCATTCACGCTGCGCGACTGCTGCCTGGTCACCGATGGCGGCGGCGCGGTGGTGCTGGTCTCGGCCGAGCGCGCGCGCAGCCTGCCCAAGCCGCCGGCCTATGTGCTGGGCATTGGCGATGCGGTGGGTCAGCTGGAGATCCACAGCATGGACGATCTCACCACCACCTGCGCGGTGCAGTCGGGCCAGCGCGCGTTCGAGATGGCGCGCCTCACACCCAAAGACGTGGACGTGGTCGAGCTCTATGACGCTTTCACCATCAACACGATTCTGTTCCTCGAAGACCTGGGCTTTGTGCCCAAGGGCGAGGGCGGGCGCTTCGTGAGCGAAGGCCGCATCGCGCCCGGCGGCGAGCTGCCGGTCAACACCAACGGCGGTGGCCTGTCGTACGGCCACCCCGGCATGTACGGCCTGCAACTGCTGATCGAAGCGGTGCGCCAGGTGCGCGGCGAATGTGGCGTGCGCCAGGTGCGCGACTGCCATGTGGCCGTGGCGCACGGCAACGGTGGCACCTTGTCGAGCCAGAGCACCGTGATCCTCGGCAGCGCGCACGCGCTCTGA